Proteins encoded by one window of Candidatus Kapaibacterium thiocyanatum:
- a CDS encoding protogloblin ApPgb: MMGTNIAGYAYGSVASSPVSVKDLDLLKKTVLFDDADVANLRRMGTILESRIDALLDVWYGFVGGNDHLLHYFTSGGVPNGDYLQAVRVRFGQWVRDTCNRSYDQEWLDYQYEVALRHHRAKKNITDGVNSVPIIHYRYIVAFIVPLTLTVRPFLVEGGASDSDIDGMMASWLKALTLTTILWTYPYVKEGDF, translated from the coding sequence ATGATGGGAACGAATATCGCCGGATACGCATACGGCTCCGTCGCCTCTTCACCGGTGTCGGTGAAGGATCTGGATCTGCTGAAGAAGACGGTACTGTTCGACGACGCGGACGTCGCCAATCTCCGTCGTATGGGAACGATTCTCGAATCGCGGATCGATGCCTTGCTCGACGTCTGGTACGGCTTCGTGGGAGGCAACGACCATCTCCTCCACTACTTCACCTCGGGCGGCGTACCGAACGGTGACTACCTGCAGGCAGTACGGGTCCGGTTCGGACAATGGGTGCGGGATACGTGCAACAGGAGCTACGATCAGGAATGGCTCGACTATCAGTACGAAGTGGCACTTCGTCATCATCGCGCGAAGAAGAACATCACCGACGGTGTGAACTCGGTGCCCATCATCCACTATCGCTACATCGTCGCCTTCATCGTTCCGCTTACCCTCACCGTTCGTCCGTTCCTGGTCGAGGGTGGCGCCAGCGACAGTGATATCGACGGAATGATGGCATCATGGCTGAAGGCACTGACCCTGACGACTATTCTCTGGACGTACCCCTATGTGAAAGAGGGCGACTTCTGA
- a CDS encoding polyketide cyclase yields MSKITSITIETTVDAPVEKVWERWTRPEHITRWNAASDDWHTPTATNDLRPGGTFTSRMEARDGSMGFDFGGTYDDVDHHRHISYTMGDGRRVSVTFDSNGDRTKVVETFDAETENSLEMQRAGWQAILDNFKKYTEGT; encoded by the coding sequence ATGAGCAAGATCACGAGTATCACCATCGAAACCACCGTCGACGCTCCCGTCGAGAAAGTCTGGGAACGCTGGACGCGTCCGGAACATATCACCAGGTGGAATGCCGCGTCGGACGACTGGCATACTCCAACTGCCACCAACGACCTCCGGCCGGGCGGCACCTTCACCAGCCGTATGGAAGCCCGTGACGGCAGCATGGGATTCGACTTCGGCGGAACCTATGACGACGTCGACCATCACCGTCACATCAGCTATACCATGGGCGATGGTCGTCGGGTCTCCGTCACCTTCGACAGTAACGGTGACAGAACGAAGGTCGTCGAAACCTTCGATGCCGAAACGGAGAACTCGCTCGAGATGCAACGTGCCGGCTGGCAGGCCATTCTCGACAACTTCAAGAAGTACACGGAAGGAACGTAG